The window ATTTTATCTGCGAGTATTAGATAGGCGTTGTAGGTCGTTCCGAAATTCGTACTGTAACCGTGAAAATATCTGAGTCCCCAGTCAATCGCTCCGACCCAGAAAACTTTTTCTGAAATTTGTACGGATTTGTGCATTTTGTTTCCTTTATTTCATAGCTTTTCGAACCATGCCTGAGGATGGTCGCACGCAGGGCATTTTTGAGGTGCTTCTTTTCCTTCGTGAATAAATCCGCAGTTCAGACACCTCCACTCCACTTTCTCGGGTTTGCAGAACATTTTGTCTATGTCTGAATGGAGCTGTCTGTATCTTTTTTCGTGGAATTTTTCCGCGACTGAAATGTTCTTCCAGACCAGGGCGATTTCATTGAAGCCCTCTTTTTCAGCTGTTCCGGCAAATTCCGGATATAGAATTGAATGTTCTTCGAGTTCGCCTTCCGCCGACAACAGAAGGTTTTCTTTAGTCGTGCCTATTTTACCGGCGGGAAATATTGCGGTAATTTCAAGGGGACCGCCTTCGAGGAATTTGAAAAATCTTTTCGCGTGCTCTTTTTCCTGGCGGGCGGTCTCTTCGAATATTGCCGCTATTTTTTCAAAGCCTTCTTTCTTGGCCTGTTTTGAAAAAAAATCGTAACGATTACGGGCCTGAGATTCTCCGGCAAAAGATTTCAAAAGGTTGATTTCCGTTTTAGTTCCTTTGACTCTCACTTTTCCTCCTTTGGTTTAAATCATTCTTCTTTTTCAGACATGGAACAGACCGGGCAATAGCCCTCTGCGAGAACAGAGCGTCTTTTGATTTTATAATTGTTTTTTATGTCAGAAAAAATTTCATTGTTGGGACTGATATTAAAATCGATTATGGACCCGCATTTCAGGCATACGAAATGACCGTGAGGAAAATTGTTTCCGTCGTACCTTTCAGAACCGTCCAATGCCTTGATTTTTAGTATGTCGCCGCTTTCAACAAGATAATCGAGATTTCTGTAAACTGAAGCAAGACTGAGTTTTTTATAGAAAGGTTTTAAAAGAGTGTAAATTTCTTTTGCCGATGGATGAAAATCTGTTTTACTCAACAAATCCAACAATATATTTGAATAGCTTCTTTTTCTTCCCACAAGATAATGGTAATCTTTATCATAAAAAAAGCAAGCGGAAAATAAAATAACTCTTTACTTTTTACTAAAAAGTATTATATATGCTCTAAATTTTTAAAGGAGTTTGAAAGTGGAAAAAGAAACAAGAGTTGCGGAAGAAACAGAACCTCCCAATTCGCAGAAAGAGACTTTACAAAATGAAGAGACCGAACCTCCCTCGCAAAAAACACGGGAAGACTACGGTTATTACGGCGTAGACGAGTATCTGACCGCTCTTGCGGCCTATTCCAAGAAAGAGCACGGATACGGAAGAATACCTTCCAAAAGACTTAAATTCATAAAAAATTATTTCCCCGATATCAGCATCTCTGAATGGAACGACTGGAAATGGCAGATCAAAAACAGCGTTAAATCTGCCGAAGAGCTTTCTAAATTCGTCAATCTGACGGAAGAGGAATTCGCATTCATAGAAAAAAATCAGAGCATTTTACCCCTGAGAGTAACGCCTTATTACGCGAGCCTTCTTGCGGGAACAACATTGGCCAACCCTTTGACCCGCTCTGTGGTGCCGATCGCCGACGAAACTGTTTTCTCTCCGGACGAGGAGAACGATCCGCTTTCCGAGGAACTTCAGAGTCCTGTCGAAAACCTGGTTCACAGGTATCCTGACAGGGTTTTGTTTCTCGTTACCGGTTTCTGTTCGACATACTGCAGGTACTGTACGAGATCGAGATATGTCGGAGAAAACCACAAATGCGAAAACAGGAACAGGACCCACGAAAATGCTTTTGAATACATAAAAAATCACAAAGAGATCAGGGACGTCATAATATCCGGCGGAGATCCGCTGACGTTGCCCGACGAGACGCTTGAAAAAATTGTGTCAAGAATAAGACAGATTCCTCACGTCGAGATAATCAGAATCGGGACAAAAGTGCCCGCTGTTCTTCCTCAGAGGATTACGTCAAATCTGATAAAGACGCTGAAAAAATTCAATCCTCTTTACATAAACATTCACTTCACTCATCCGGAAGAGATTACTGAGGAGACTGCAGCTGCATGCAGACGCCTTGCAGACGGCGGATTTCCTTTGGGAAGTCAGACGGTTTTGCTGAAGGGTATCAATGACTCGCCTCTCATACTTAAGGAGCTCTTTCACAAACTTCTCGCCGCAAGGGTCAGGCCTTACTATCTCTACCAATGTGACAAGGTTTTGGGAACCTCTCATTTCAGAACTGAAATAGAAGAAGGTATTGAAATCATTAAACAGCTCAGAGGCTTCACGAGCGGTTTGGCTATGCCGAATTATATAGTCGATTTGCCTAAAGGCGGCGGAAAAATTGCCCTTCTGCCGAATTACGTCAAAAAGGAAGAAAAAGGCAATTACACATTCTGTAATTTCAAGGGCGATACATACGGGTACTGATTTTCTATGATTGTAGGCATGACTTACGATCTAAGGGATGAATACCTTGCTGAAGGCTATTCTCCTGAGGACACTGCTGAACTCGACAGTCAAGTGACGATAACGGGTATTGAAAATGCCCTCAAATTGCCGGGTCACGAAGTAAGACGCATAGGCAGTGTTAAAAAACTTATAAAAGCTCTCTCAAACGGCGAGACATGGGACATTGTGTTCAATATCTCGGAAGGCATAAAAGGAACAGGCAGAGAGGCTTTGGTGCCCGCCATTCTCGATCACTTCCAGATCCCTTACACATTTTCCGGGCCGCTCGTGATGACGACAACACTCGACAAACCAACGGCAAAAATAATCGCCCAAAAAGCTTCGATTCCGACGCCGGATTTTTTTGTCGTCCAGGATGAAAAAGATATCTTGGATAAGGCTGGAAAATTGAAATACCCTTTGTTCGTCAAACCTGCGGCAGAGGGCTCTGGTAAAGGCGTGTCCGTCACATCTATCGTCAGAAACCGCGAAGAACTTCTGAATGAATGTTCGAGGCTGAAAAATCTTTTCAGACAGCCCGTCCTTGTGGAAGAGTATTTGAGCGGAAGAGAATACACCACCGCGGTAGTTGACGGACCACAGGGCATTGAAATAATAGGCACCGCAGAAGTGATTTTCAATGAAAACGCCGAAGGCGGCATTTATTCATATTCTAACAAGGAAAAATACGAGACCAGAGTCAGTTACGAAATCCAAACGGGCGAAAAGGAAAGAGAATGCGCTGAACTCGCTAAAAAAGTCTGGGACGCTTTTTCGTGCATGGATTGCGCGAGGATTGATTTCAGGGAGAACGAAAACGGGAAAATCGAATTTTTAGAGATAAATCCCTTGCCCGGCCTGAATCCCATGCGTTCTGATCTGCCCATAATTGCAGGAAAAGTTAATTTGGATTATAATGACTTGATAGTTAAAATATTGGATAGCGCAATAAACAGAACTTTTAAAAAGGAACAAAAATGAAAATCTGTCGCCTGACATTTGTATTTACGATTCTTTCGTTAATTTTTTCCTGTTCCAAAAAGCCTGTCGAAACAGAGACAAAAGACCTGCAAAAATTCGCCATCGAACTCGTCGAATTCGTCGATGCTGGCGATTACGAAAATGCATCGGCGATGTTCGATTCTGCGATGACTGAAGTATTCCATGAAGAAATGATGAACCAGTCCTGGCAAGTAATTGAAGCCAAATTCGGGGAAATCGGAGAACTCATCGAATCGAGAACGGAATCCGTTGACGGATACGACATTGTTTTTCTGATATACAATTTCACAAAATCAAAGGTTGAAGTAAAGGTCGTTTTCGATTCCGAACAAAAAGTTGCCGGATTTTTCGCATATCCTTTGGAGGTTTCGGCTATAAAGCCTCTGCCAGCCTACATAGACACGTCAGCGTTCACTGAAAAATTAATTGAAATAGGCGAAGGGGAGTGGGTTTTGCCCGGAACCTACACGATTCCGAAAAACACAGAGAAATTCCCGGTTGTCATTCTCGTTCACGGCTCTGGACCCAACGACAGGAACGAGACGATGGGACCAAACAAACCTTTCAGGGACATAGCGTGGGGTCTCGCGTCAGCCGGTATAGGCGTTTTGAGATACGACAAGAGGACTTATATCTATCCTGAAAAAGTGATTGAAATGTACGACGAATTGACTCTGGAAGATGAAACGATTGACGACGCCTTGTCTGCCGTCGGGTATCTTTTAAAAAACACATGGATAGATTCTTCTTCGATTTATATTGCCGGACACAGTCTCGGAGCGATGGCAATCCCCGCCATAGCATCCAGGGTGCCAAACCTCGGTGGATTCATAATTATGGCCGGCAATACGAGAAAGCTTGAAGAACTGACACTCGAGCAGGTGAACTACATATTCGGACTCGATTCTTTCACTAAAGAAGAAAGCCTGTACATTGACACTCTTAAAGCAAAAATAGCCAATATCAAAATGGTTTCCGAAGACACTGTAATATCGCCGGAGGATTTGCCTTTCGGCGTTTCTCAGGTTTATTGGGCTTATCTGGAGAATTACGATCAGTTGGCCGAAGCCGGAAAAATAAAAAAGCCGGTACTCGTAATCCAGGGCGAAAGGGATTATCAGGTTACGATGGTGGATTTTGCCGGCTGGAAGTCAAAACTCGGGCATCTCGGGAATTTTTCTTTCAAATCATATCCTTATCTCAACCACCTTTTCATGGAAGGTGAAGGCAGGAGCACACCTGAGGAATATATGATTCCGAATTACGTTTCAGGCGAAGTCATTTCTGATATAATTGACTGGATAAAGACAATAGAGCAAAAATAAAAAAAGAGGTGAATTTGCACATTGTTTTGGGTGTTCTGATAGGCATAGGTCTCAGCGCTTCCTGCGGTTTCAGGGTTTTCGTGCCTTTTCTTGTGATGAGCATAGCTGCCAAAGCCGGTTTTCTTACTCTGTCGCCGGGATTTGTCTGGGTTTCTTCGACCCCGGCTTTGATCGCTTTTGCGGTGGCGACTGTACTTGAGATAGCGGCGTATTACGTTCCTGTTATTGACAACATTCTCGACTCGGCGGCAATGCCGATTTCATTCGTCGCGGGAGCCGTGGTGACGGCATCGTGCGCTGTCGAAGTTCATCCGTTTTTAAAATGGACAATGGCCGTCATAGCCGGAGGCGGAGCCGCGCTTACGATTTCAGCGGCGACTTCTTTCATAAGAGGGGTTTCGACTACGGTCACAGGAGGATCCGCCAACGCCGTTATCAACACTGGCGAAACGGTTTTCTCCGCCGTGATGTCTGTTCTGTCAATAGTGATGCCTGTATTCGCTCTTGCGACTCTTATGGTTCTCGTCATAGTAGCCGTGGCAATAATAAAAAGAAGACGGAGTAAAAACGAAAAAAAATGTGAAGAGTCGCTAATCAAACTTTGAATTTTGAGTCTTTATTTGCCCTTTCTTCCTATTCCGACCAAAATAAGAAGCACGAGAGATCCTATTACTGCGACTCCGAAGCTTTTTAAGCTGAAACTGAAAGAAAACACGTCACCAGTGATAAATTTCATTATGAAACCGCCGATGAAAGCGCCGAGAACGCCGACGATAATGTTTATCAGGCATCCCTGTTTTTTATTTCCCATTATGAGACTTGCAATCCAGCCGGCTATCCCGCCAAAAATTACCCACACAATGAAGTTCATTTTAAATCCTCCTTAAAATTTGTGTTGTCAGAC of the candidate division WOR-3 bacterium genome contains:
- a CDS encoding rubrerythrin family protein — encoded protein: MRVKGTKTEINLLKSFAGESQARNRYDFFSKQAKKEGFEKIAAIFEETARQEKEHAKRFFKFLEGGPLEITAIFPAGKIGTTKENLLLSAEGELEEHSILYPEFAGTAEKEGFNEIALVWKNISVAEKFHEKRYRQLHSDIDKMFCKPEKVEWRCLNCGFIHEGKEAPQKCPACDHPQAWFEKL
- a CDS encoding transcriptional repressor, whose protein sequence is MGRKRSYSNILLDLLSKTDFHPSAKEIYTLLKPFYKKLSLASVYRNLDYLVESGDILKIKALDGSERYDGNNFPHGHFVCLKCGSIIDFNISPNNEIFSDIKNNYKIKRRSVLAEGYCPVCSMSEKEE
- a CDS encoding KamA family radical SAM protein; its protein translation is MEKETRVAEETEPPNSQKETLQNEETEPPSQKTREDYGYYGVDEYLTALAAYSKKEHGYGRIPSKRLKFIKNYFPDISISEWNDWKWQIKNSVKSAEELSKFVNLTEEEFAFIEKNQSILPLRVTPYYASLLAGTTLANPLTRSVVPIADETVFSPDEENDPLSEELQSPVENLVHRYPDRVLFLVTGFCSTYCRYCTRSRYVGENHKCENRNRTHENAFEYIKNHKEIRDVIISGGDPLTLPDETLEKIVSRIRQIPHVEIIRIGTKVPAVLPQRITSNLIKTLKKFNPLYINIHFTHPEEITEETAAACRRLADGGFPLGSQTVLLKGINDSPLILKELFHKLLAARVRPYYLYQCDKVLGTSHFRTEIEEGIEIIKQLRGFTSGLAMPNYIVDLPKGGGKIALLPNYVKKEEKGNYTFCNFKGDTYGY
- a CDS encoding ATP-grasp domain-containing protein, encoding MIVGMTYDLRDEYLAEGYSPEDTAELDSQVTITGIENALKLPGHEVRRIGSVKKLIKALSNGETWDIVFNISEGIKGTGREALVPAILDHFQIPYTFSGPLVMTTTLDKPTAKIIAQKASIPTPDFFVVQDEKDILDKAGKLKYPLFVKPAAEGSGKGVSVTSIVRNREELLNECSRLKNLFRQPVLVEEYLSGREYTTAVVDGPQGIEIIGTAEVIFNENAEGGIYSYSNKEKYETRVSYEIQTGEKERECAELAKKVWDAFSCMDCARIDFRENENGKIEFLEINPLPGLNPMRSDLPIIAGKVNLDYNDLIVKILDSAINRTFKKEQK
- a CDS encoding DUF3887 domain-containing protein, giving the protein MKICRLTFVFTILSLIFSCSKKPVETETKDLQKFAIELVEFVDAGDYENASAMFDSAMTEVFHEEMMNQSWQVIEAKFGEIGELIESRTESVDGYDIVFLIYNFTKSKVEVKVVFDSEQKVAGFFAYPLEVSAIKPLPAYIDTSAFTEKLIEIGEGEWVLPGTYTIPKNTEKFPVVILVHGSGPNDRNETMGPNKPFRDIAWGLASAGIGVLRYDKRTYIYPEKVIEMYDELTLEDETIDDALSAVGYLLKNTWIDSSSIYIAGHSLGAMAIPAIASRVPNLGGFIIMAGNTRKLEELTLEQVNYIFGLDSFTKEESLYIDTLKAKIANIKMVSEDTVISPEDLPFGVSQVYWAYLENYDQLAEAGKIKKPVLVIQGERDYQVTMVDFAGWKSKLGHLGNFSFKSYPYLNHLFMEGEGRSTPEEYMIPNYVSGEVISDIIDWIKTIEQK
- a CDS encoding DUF4126 domain-containing protein: MHIVLGVLIGIGLSASCGFRVFVPFLVMSIAAKAGFLTLSPGFVWVSSTPALIAFAVATVLEIAAYYVPVIDNILDSAAMPISFVAGAVVTASCAVEVHPFLKWTMAVIAGGGAALTISAATSFIRGVSTTVTGGSANAVINTGETVFSAVMSVLSIVMPVFALATLMVLVIVAVAIIKRRRSKNEKKCEESLIKL
- a CDS encoding GlsB/YeaQ/YmgE family stress response membrane protein, with the protein product MNFIVWVIFGGIAGWIASLIMGNKKQGCLINIIVGVLGAFIGGFIMKFITGDVFSFSFSLKSFGVAVIGSLVLLILVGIGRKGK